From a single Methanofollis sp. W23 genomic region:
- a CDS encoding alpha/beta hydrolase — protein MASLCLCVLVTAGCTGTVDNETATTPTATPLPSAPAVSINETPVQYAEVNGVSLAYREFGEGDPLLLITGFGEVMEDWNETFVGMLAEEYHVYMYDHRAMGHSGEGDAPYTLPQLSDDAAGLVDALGHESMHIYGVSMGSSVSQQLVVDHPETVRKLVLSSPSYIVGPNETATLYTLVIESAGDPSLPEGVRKEAGAILAWEGTYDGLSGITNDVMLLVGTDDVITPDSIAVQMAGEIEGSWLVRFKGIPHVGSAYAPEEYGRVVLTFLEVDESPE, from the coding sequence ATGGCGTCTCTCTGCCTCTGCGTGCTTGTGACCGCAGGATGCACAGGGACGGTCGACAACGAAACTGCAACGACACCGACAGCGACCCCCTTGCCGTCCGCCCCGGCGGTCTCCATCAATGAGACACCAGTCCAGTATGCAGAGGTGAACGGGGTCAGTCTGGCATACCGTGAGTTCGGCGAGGGCGACCCCCTGCTGCTGATCACCGGGTTTGGCGAGGTGATGGAGGACTGGAACGAGACCTTCGTCGGGATGCTTGCAGAAGAGTACCATGTCTATATGTACGACCACCGGGCGATGGGACACAGCGGCGAGGGCGACGCTCCCTATACGCTCCCGCAACTCTCCGACGACGCGGCAGGGCTCGTGGATGCGCTTGGGCACGAGAGCATGCACATCTACGGCGTCTCGATGGGGTCGTCGGTCTCGCAGCAGTTGGTCGTCGACCACCCGGAGACGGTCAGAAAACTCGTCCTCTCCTCCCCCAGTTACATCGTTGGACCGAACGAGACGGCGACGCTGTATACCCTGGTAATAGAGAGCGCCGGCGATCCTTCCCTGCCCGAAGGAGTACGAAAAGAGGCGGGGGCGATTCTTGCCTGGGAGGGTACCTATGATGGTCTCTCCGGTATCACCAATGACGTGATGCTCCTTGTCGGAACCGACGACGTCATCACTCCCGATTCGATCGCCGTACAGATGGCCGGAGAGATCGAGGGATCGTGGCTGGTGCGGTTCAAGGGCATCCCGCATGTGGGATCGGCCTATGCGCCTGAGGAGTACGGGCGGGTGGTCCTGACCTTCCTGGAGGTGGATGAGTCGCCTGAGTGA